A single genomic interval of Spirosoma taeanense harbors:
- a CDS encoding PAS domain S-box protein: MRTKTVFELLYEASKAITSEIELQNVVQKVTDIGTELAGAQFGAFFYNVINQKGESLVLYTISGVAKEAFSKFPMPRNTKIFEPTFAATGTVRYDDVTQQPHYGKNPPHQGMPRGHLPVRSYLAVPVVSPFTKEAIGGLFFGHPEPGRFTEESEKLVEGIAVQAAIAITNARLFEEKIHNETRLKEQREQYKSIFNAITDSAIIYDEDGTIVEANPTACQLYGYNYEELIGLNASLFFRNPGDFQALKEIALSGREYAGVHDRIRKDGSLISVEYKGLRFIFKDSPHVLSVSREAALQRQTKEALQKDESLAHIITSTSPVTLWMTDSGGQTIYINQTWVDWVGGSRESHLENRWLNAVLPEDRERVASAFDKAFLNRRLFSTEFRIHRKNGEIRWCFSNGSPYYKEDGSFGGYAGSISDTTDRKAAEQKLASQNTLINTITNNTQQALFLMNDQQVCTYMNPAAEQMSGFKMEEVRDKPLHYYVHHTHPDGSHFPIEDCLIDRALPTKAQTKGEEVFVHKDGHFYPVAFTASPIVENGVPIGTVIEVRDTTEEKRIEEALRNKEKQAMQMLEEKVKERTQALEKTNFELLRFTSIASHDLKEPARKISIFSKMLQDRLDNNLDEISDRHLHKIIQSSDRMVLLIDDLLTLSRLSNTQRQVEKVDLNQVINEVINSLEIPIQEQNAQIKLENLPVVTCVAIQMEQVFQNLISNSLKFSHKQRSAFIHISGEDSWLNGKEAVTILYRDNGIGFRSDQAEKIFDIFYRLHNKEEFEGTGIGLAIVKKIIDTHQGTIRAEGKVGEGACFEITLPK; the protein is encoded by the coding sequence TTGCGCACCAAAACCGTTTTTGAATTACTTTACGAAGCCAGTAAAGCAATCACCTCTGAAATCGAACTGCAAAATGTCGTTCAGAAAGTCACTGACATTGGCACCGAATTAGCTGGTGCCCAGTTCGGAGCCTTCTTCTACAATGTTATCAATCAGAAGGGTGAGTCTCTGGTACTTTACACTATATCGGGTGTAGCCAAGGAAGCATTTTCCAAGTTTCCCATGCCCCGTAATACAAAAATTTTTGAGCCCACATTTGCTGCTACCGGTACGGTGCGGTATGATGATGTGACCCAACAGCCCCACTACGGAAAGAACCCTCCGCATCAGGGCATGCCCCGGGGACATCTACCCGTCAGGAGCTACCTGGCGGTGCCGGTGGTGTCGCCGTTTACAAAAGAAGCAATTGGTGGCCTGTTCTTTGGGCATCCGGAACCCGGTAGGTTTACCGAAGAATCAGAGAAATTAGTGGAGGGTATTGCCGTGCAGGCCGCCATTGCCATTACCAATGCCCGCTTGTTTGAGGAAAAGATACATAATGAAACCCGACTGAAAGAGCAGCGGGAACAGTATAAAAGTATTTTTAATGCCATCACCGACTCAGCTATTATTTACGATGAAGACGGTACCATTGTAGAGGCTAACCCAACGGCCTGCCAGCTATACGGCTATAACTACGAGGAATTGATTGGCCTGAACGCCAGTCTGTTTTTCAGAAATCCAGGCGATTTTCAGGCGCTAAAGGAAATCGCTTTATCGGGGAGAGAATATGCCGGAGTCCATGACCGGATCCGGAAGGATGGTAGCCTGATTTCGGTGGAATACAAAGGATTACGGTTTATTTTCAAAGACAGCCCCCATGTTCTTTCCGTTTCCCGAGAAGCGGCTCTGCAACGGCAAACCAAAGAAGCCCTGCAAAAAGATGAATCGCTGGCACACATCATTACCAGTACTTCGCCGGTAACACTTTGGATGACAGACAGCGGAGGGCAAACCATCTACATCAATCAAACCTGGGTAGACTGGGTGGGGGGCAGCCGGGAGTCGCACCTGGAAAACCGGTGGCTGAATGCAGTCCTGCCTGAGGACAGAGAACGGGTGGCGAGTGCTTTTGACAAGGCCTTCCTGAACCGCCGGCTGTTTTCGACCGAATTCCGCATCCACCGAAAGAATGGTGAAATACGCTGGTGTTTTTCAAACGGCAGTCCCTACTACAAGGAAGATGGTAGCTTTGGCGGCTATGCAGGTTCTATTTCCGATACCACCGACAGGAAAGCCGCCGAACAAAAACTGGCCAGCCAGAATACCCTGATCAACACCATCACGAACAATACGCAGCAGGCATTATTCCTGATGAACGACCAGCAGGTCTGCACCTACATGAATCCGGCCGCTGAACAGATGAGCGGCTTTAAAATGGAAGAGGTGCGGGATAAACCACTGCATTATTACGTGCATCACACACATCCGGACGGCAGCCACTTTCCGATTGAAGATTGCCTGATCGACAGGGCTTTGCCAACGAAGGCTCAAACCAAAGGAGAAGAAGTTTTTGTACACAAAGACGGTCATTTTTACCCTGTAGCTTTTACTGCCAGCCCCATTGTAGAAAACGGAGTGCCGATTGGAACCGTGATTGAAGTGAGGGATACGACCGAAGAAAAACGAATTGAAGAGGCCCTGCGCAACAAGGAAAAGCAGGCCATGCAAATGCTGGAGGAAAAGGTAAAAGAACGAACCCAGGCCCTTGAGAAAACCAACTTCGAACTGCTACGGTTTACCAGCATCGCTTCACACGACCTCAAAGAGCCCGCCCGGAAGATCTCTATTTTCAGCAAGATGCTGCAGGACAGGCTTGATAACAACCTGGACGAAATCTCGGACAGGCACCTCCATAAAATCATACAGTCCTCCGACCGTATGGTGCTGCTGATTGACGATCTGCTTACTCTTTCCCGTCTTTCCAACACCCAGCGGCAGGTTGAGAAGGTAGACCTGAATCAGGTCATTAACGAAGTGATCAATAGTCTGGAGATACCGATACAGGAGCAAAATGCCCAGATAAAGCTGGAAAATCTTCCGGTCGTGACCTGTGTGGCCATTCAGATGGAGCAGGTGTTTCAGAATCTGATTAGCAATTCCCTGAAATTTTCGCATAAGCAGCGTTCAGCCTTCATTCACATTAGCGGTGAGGACAGCTGGCTAAACGGAAAAGAGGCCGTTACCATACTTTACAGGGACAACGGTATTGGCTTTCGATCTGACCAGGCAGAAAAAATATTTGATATTTTTTACCGCCTACACAACAAGGAGGAGTTTGAAGGCACGGGCATTGGGTTGGCCATCGTCAAAAAAATTATCGATACGCATCAGGGGACAATACGTGCAGAAGGAAAGGTAGGCGAGGGCGCTTGCTTTGAAATAACACTGCCGAAGTAA
- a CDS encoding TIR domain-containing protein, whose product MAKKTFISFKSEDILKVWALRGLSEFKNVEFEMDDVSLRDAIRSSNESYIKSIIRPKIKSCDVCLCLIGDNTYRSRKWVPWEMQLASDEGKKIIAMRLKDKTKNVFGNYLLPFK is encoded by the coding sequence ATGGCAAAAAAGACTTTCATCTCCTTTAAAAGTGAAGATATTCTCAAAGTTTGGGCTTTGAGAGGGTTGTCAGAATTTAAGAATGTGGAATTTGAGATGGATGATGTCTCCTTGAGGGACGCTATTCGGAGTAGTAATGAAAGTTACATTAAGAGTATAATCAGGCCTAAAATTAAGTCGTGTGACGTTTGTTTATGTTTGATTGGAGACAATACTTATCGCAGCAGAAAATGGGTGCCGTGGGAAATGCAGTTGGCTAGTGATGAAGGTAAGAAAATTATTGCAATGCGGTTAAAAGATAAAACTAAGAATGTGTTTGGGAATTATCTTTTGCCATTCAAATGA
- a CDS encoding IS5 family transposase: MTKQWKPLTDAQWDAISPFLPLDRQRTHDLRQIVNSILWLLRTGCQWRNLPTEWPNWQTVYYYFRRWKQDGTFGRINLALNQLDRKRVGKEAYPSAVCIDSQSVKLAPMIWENRGLDANKRVNGRKRQLIVDTQGRLWLADVHSANQADGPSAVSMVSDLLWLVGERLEKVYGDQSYNGVFAQELARWSLDFEKASRPESTLGFVPVAKRWVVERTIAWTNHFRRIVKDYEYTISSSVCWLYLANIQIILQRII; the protein is encoded by the coding sequence ATGACCAAACAGTGGAAGCCACTGACCGACGCCCAGTGGGATGCAATTTCTCCTTTTTTACCACTTGATCGTCAGCGGACTCATGATTTGCGACAGATTGTTAACAGTATTTTGTGGCTGCTACGCACAGGATGCCAATGGCGCAATCTGCCTACCGAGTGGCCTAATTGGCAAACCGTCTATTACTATTTTAGACGTTGGAAACAGGATGGTACTTTTGGTCGAATCAATCTGGCCTTAAATCAACTTGACCGTAAGCGGGTCGGTAAAGAAGCATATCCATCTGCAGTATGTATTGATTCACAAAGTGTTAAGTTGGCTCCGATGATTTGGGAGAACCGAGGTCTCGACGCGAATAAACGAGTGAATGGCCGAAAAAGGCAACTCATCGTTGACACCCAAGGGCGTCTATGGCTAGCAGATGTCCATTCTGCTAATCAAGCGGATGGCCCTTCAGCCGTATCGATGGTCAGTGACTTACTATGGCTAGTTGGAGAGCGTTTGGAGAAAGTCTACGGTGATCAATCTTATAATGGCGTCTTCGCTCAAGAGTTGGCTAGATGGAGCCTTGATTTTGAAAAAGCGTCTCGTCCTGAATCAACTCTGGGCTTTGTACCCGTAGCCAAACGGTGGGTAGTGGAACGGACCATTGCTTGGACGAATCACTTTCGAAGGATTGTCAAAGATTATGAATACACGATATCATCTTCGGTTTGCTGGCTGTACTTAGCCAACATTCAGATTATATTGCAACGGATCATTTGA
- a CDS encoding toll/interleukin-1 receptor domain-containing protein, translated as MKAQTLNESLGSSLFNKYIFLSYRRKDRDYVTKVAEFLEKLSAKVYIDYLDDELPSTPSDATAIILRSRIQKCRKVIQFVTPNSSGSKWMPWELGLGDGLLGYRNSVILPTSIDSNNSVDQEYLNIYGSIKMESIYESFYPLDDEWIVKYPQGQQVSLKVWLNN; from the coding sequence ATGAAAGCTCAGACGCTCAATGAATCTCTCGGCAGTAGTTTATTTAATAAATATATATTCCTTTCATACAGAAGAAAAGACAGAGATTATGTAACGAAAGTTGCAGAGTTCTTAGAAAAACTTTCTGCTAAGGTTTATATAGATTATTTGGATGATGAATTACCTAGTACACCAAGTGATGCAACTGCTATTATATTAAGGAGTAGAATACAAAAATGCAGAAAAGTAATACAGTTCGTTACACCTAATTCTTCTGGATCAAAATGGATGCCTTGGGAGTTAGGCTTAGGAGATGGATTACTCGGATACAGAAATTCAGTTATTCTTCCTACTTCTATAGATTCTAATAACTCTGTCGATCAAGAATACTTAAATATATACGGTAGTATAAAAATGGAGAGCATTTATGAATCCTTTTATCCTTTGGATGATGAATGGATAGTTAAATATCCACAAGGCCAACAAGTATCTCTAAAAGTATGGCTTAATAATTAA
- the dtd gene encoding D-aminoacyl-tRNA deacylase — MIAVIQRVSQASVTIDNQVNGQIEAGFLVLLGITHTDTREDVEWLSKKIVGMRIFSDADGKMNLDLAAVNGTILLISQFTLHASTKKGNRPSFIEAARPEVAIPLYKTMISQLSTDLGKPIQTGEFGADMKVALVNDGPVTILIDSKNRI; from the coding sequence ATGATTGCCGTTATTCAGCGCGTTTCGCAGGCTTCCGTTACGATTGATAATCAGGTGAACGGTCAGATTGAAGCCGGTTTTCTCGTCCTGCTGGGTATTACGCATACCGACACCCGCGAAGACGTCGAGTGGCTTAGTAAGAAGATTGTTGGGATGCGCATTTTCAGTGATGCCGATGGCAAGATGAACCTCGACCTGGCCGCCGTGAACGGTACGATTCTCCTGATCAGTCAGTTTACGCTGCACGCCAGCACCAAAAAAGGGAATCGCCCCAGCTTCATCGAAGCGGCCCGGCCCGAAGTCGCCATTCCGCTGTACAAAACCATGATCAGCCAGCTATCGACGGATTTGGGCAAGCCGATTCAGACCGGCGAATTTGGGGCCGATATGAAAGTGGCCCTGGTTAACGACGGCCCGGTCACTATTCTGATTGATTCGAAGAATCGAATTTGA
- a CDS encoding type II toxin-antitoxin system HipA family toxin, translating to MEPVFRFSLAGVQMKFSVLKENDRLTIPVKGQLGEWIVKQDSLRFPKLVENEFATLEWARNAGFNVPECQILPADSLPPELKANTPPGSNVFLIRRYDRQQGKRIHQEDFAQVVNLRPSLKYDQITYESCAKLVLAICGVEGYNEFIRRLVFMVATGNTDAHLKNWSLLYPDGITAELTPLYDQVVTIAWPLEKPYVWQWALKFAGTKNLYSIDETSFVRLVERSGGNVKETISIVRETLESIANSWSTSNAPGLMPNEFKEALLRHWKKVPLLKNLASLIEL from the coding sequence ATGGAACCTGTATTTAGGTTCTCATTAGCTGGCGTCCAAATGAAGTTTTCTGTTTTGAAAGAAAATGATAGATTAACTATTCCAGTTAAGGGGCAACTTGGAGAGTGGATTGTTAAGCAAGATTCACTTCGTTTTCCAAAGCTAGTTGAAAATGAATTCGCTACATTAGAATGGGCAAGAAACGCTGGTTTTAATGTACCAGAATGCCAGATATTACCTGCCGATTCTCTACCTCCAGAATTAAAAGCAAATACTCCTCCTGGAAGTAATGTATTCCTAATTCGTAGATATGATAGACAACAAGGCAAGCGAATTCACCAAGAAGATTTTGCTCAAGTTGTTAATCTTAGACCATCACTAAAGTATGATCAAATTACCTATGAAAGCTGCGCTAAATTGGTATTAGCTATTTGTGGCGTTGAAGGTTATAATGAATTTATTCGGCGCTTAGTATTTATGGTCGCCACAGGGAATACTGACGCTCACTTAAAGAATTGGTCTCTTTTATATCCCGATGGTATAACAGCAGAACTTACACCTCTTTATGATCAAGTCGTAACAATTGCTTGGCCACTAGAAAAGCCTTACGTATGGCAATGGGCATTGAAGTTTGCAGGCACTAAAAATTTATATTCTATAGATGAAACATCTTTTGTACGCTTGGTAGAACGAAGTGGTGGAAATGTTAAGGAAACAATTAGTATTGTTAGAGAAACACTAGAAAGTATTGCAAATTCATGGAGTACATCAAACGCTCCTGGTTTGATGCCTAATGAATTCAAAGAGGCTTTGCTAAGACATTGGAAAAAGGTTCCTTTACTTAAAAATCTAGCATCATTAATAGAGCTTTAA
- a CDS encoding LysM peptidoglycan-binding domain-containing protein, with amino-acid sequence MKKLTYSLTLLFLLIGFVSRAQSSVPLVPEQVTFADILVRLDPDARRIVQQDVNALLANRQYWTAKLDRVALYFPMIEAILIDEDVPTDFKYLAVQESSLTPDAVSSSAAVGYWQFKRETATGYGLRVDDEIDERKSITASTHGAAKYLKKSNAQFNNWVASLYSYYLGAGGIAKLIPPDWSYAREVALDGRTDRYILRFFAHKIAIENALKFHQASNQFALLEYPNGGGKSMRSIAEELGVDEFELRKYNRWVIGEAVPVDKTYVMAVPVPNDQINDVRQKIVSVSGKKTPEFVQNDVGFPVLRRVTVGRSSKNDPVLYEINGLPGIQAQAGDNAASLARKAKISLSSFLRYNDMNDSDPILVNDVYYLAKKRKKALVPYHTVRDDETARSISQRYGIRLKKLMRYNRLDRVQKLVTGRVMWLRERRPAKTPVEIINSPTQPVYDQTPTPSARPEVASTSPSGSSRSVTGLNDIPRNASERKVYQPKLVGGGVTPNDGTSQPATAAPTESERPANRPAPVTTSRSTTTGDGSQRVVIVRTPDSQPTTVPVATTPEREQPAARSASAQTAWDPAPKPAKTPDTYASRQPAKAAPATQPERTPYEGSREQQVDGSITPVPSSARSSAPASAKNETRSSTPVTTTPEPKPVIPSVSAATRPTAPVNRSASSHTVEPGQTYYSIARLYGLTVDELLTLNNLTTDNVLEAGQKLAVKPTVGRVVQPSSPSKSPASSQSETSYHTVAKGETMFRISKQYGVTIEQIREWNNLTDVGVKEGQRIRITKP; translated from the coding sequence ATGAAGAAACTAACGTATTCCCTAACTCTCCTTTTTCTCCTCATTGGCTTCGTTAGCCGGGCGCAATCGTCGGTGCCGCTCGTGCCGGAGCAGGTAACCTTCGCCGACATCCTGGTGCGGCTGGACCCCGACGCCCGACGTATCGTTCAGCAGGATGTTAATGCGCTGCTGGCCAACCGCCAGTACTGGACCGCCAAGCTCGACCGGGTGGCGTTGTATTTTCCGATGATCGAAGCTATCCTGATCGACGAAGACGTTCCCACCGACTTCAAATACCTTGCCGTGCAGGAAAGCTCACTCACGCCCGACGCGGTTTCGTCCTCTGCTGCGGTAGGCTACTGGCAGTTCAAACGCGAGACGGCCACGGGCTACGGTCTGCGCGTTGATGATGAGATTGACGAGCGTAAAAGCATTACGGCCTCAACCCACGGTGCGGCCAAATACCTCAAGAAAAGTAACGCTCAGTTCAACAACTGGGTGGCTTCACTCTATTCCTACTACCTCGGTGCGGGTGGTATTGCCAAACTGATTCCGCCCGACTGGTCCTACGCCCGTGAGGTCGCCCTCGACGGTCGCACGGATCGGTATATCCTGCGGTTTTTCGCGCACAAAATTGCGATTGAAAACGCCCTGAAATTCCACCAGGCCAGCAACCAGTTCGCCCTGCTCGAATACCCGAACGGGGGGGGCAAGTCCATGCGCTCCATTGCGGAAGAGCTGGGCGTCGATGAGTTTGAACTCCGGAAATACAATCGCTGGGTGATTGGCGAAGCCGTACCGGTTGACAAAACCTATGTTATGGCGGTGCCGGTACCCAACGATCAGATCAACGATGTGCGCCAGAAAATTGTCAGCGTCAGCGGTAAAAAGACGCCGGAGTTTGTGCAGAATGACGTTGGCTTTCCGGTTCTGCGCCGGGTAACAGTGGGCCGTAGCAGCAAAAACGATCCGGTCCTGTACGAGATTAACGGCCTGCCCGGTATTCAGGCGCAGGCGGGCGACAACGCGGCATCGCTGGCCCGTAAGGCGAAAATCAGCCTGTCGAGCTTTTTGCGCTATAACGACATGAACGATAGCGACCCGATCCTTGTCAACGACGTGTATTACCTGGCCAAAAAGCGGAAGAAAGCCCTGGTGCCGTATCATACCGTCCGCGACGACGAAACGGCCCGGAGCATTTCGCAGCGTTACGGTATCCGGCTCAAGAAGCTGATGCGCTATAACCGGCTTGATCGGGTGCAGAAACTGGTAACCGGCCGGGTGATGTGGCTGCGCGAACGCCGACCAGCCAAAACGCCGGTGGAAATTATCAACTCACCGACCCAGCCCGTTTACGATCAGACACCCACGCCCTCGGCTCGGCCGGAGGTTGCCTCAACCAGTCCGAGCGGCTCCAGCCGGTCAGTGACTGGCCTGAACGACATTCCGCGCAATGCGTCGGAACGAAAGGTATACCAGCCCAAGCTGGTTGGTGGGGGCGTAACGCCCAACGATGGTACGTCTCAGCCAGCTACGGCGGCTCCTACGGAATCGGAGCGCCCAGCTAACCGACCGGCTCCAGTAACGACAAGCCGGTCAACCACTACGGGCGATGGCTCACAGCGGGTTGTGATCGTTCGCACACCGGATTCCCAGCCGACGACCGTACCCGTTGCAACAACGCCGGAGCGGGAGCAGCCTGCTGCCAGGTCGGCCTCTGCGCAGACGGCCTGGGACCCCGCCCCGAAACCGGCTAAAACGCCTGATACCTACGCCAGCCGGCAACCGGCCAAAGCGGCACCGGCCACGCAGCCGGAGCGGACGCCTTACGAAGGTTCCCGCGAACAGCAAGTCGATGGGTCAATTACGCCTGTACCATCGTCGGCCCGTTCGTCGGCACCCGCCAGTGCAAAGAATGAAACCCGTTCGTCAACGCCTGTTACCACCACTCCTGAGCCGAAGCCCGTTATCCCTTCGGTATCGGCAGCGACCCGGCCAACAGCGCCAGTCAATCGTTCTGCGAGTTCGCACACCGTCGAACCCGGCCAGACGTATTACAGCATCGCCAGACTCTATGGCCTGACCGTTGATGAACTGCTGACATTGAATAACCTGACGACCGATAACGTGCTGGAAGCAGGTCAGAAACTGGCCGTAAAACCGACCGTTGGTCGGGTGGTGCAGCCTTCGTCGCCGTCAAAGAGTCCGGCTTCATCCCAGTCTGAAACCTCGTATCATACCGTCGCGAAAGGCGAGACTATGTTTCGCATTTCGAAGCAATACGGCGTAACGATTGAGCAGATTCGGGAATGGAATAACCTGACCGACGTCGGCGTTAAGGAAGGGCAACGAATCAGGATAACGAAACCTTGA
- a CDS encoding response regulator, which yields MELLLVDDDATDRELFAHAVSMTGKEHKIQEAQNGEVALQYLHSANHLPDLIILDLNMPIKDGRETLAELKASPRLRNIPVCIMSTSSAPFDIESAYNTGANLFLVKPFDFKKLIEMLTSLLTLFSTYVTLPNRRLS from the coding sequence ATGGAATTGTTGTTGGTGGATGATGATGCTACCGATCGGGAATTGTTTGCTCATGCCGTTAGTATGACCGGAAAAGAGCACAAGATACAGGAAGCTCAGAACGGCGAAGTGGCCCTTCAGTACCTTCATTCAGCGAATCACTTGCCCGACCTGATTATTCTTGATCTGAACATGCCTATAAAAGATGGACGCGAAACTCTGGCAGAGCTTAAAGCTAGCCCCCGGCTTCGTAACATACCGGTTTGCATCATGTCGACGTCGAGCGCGCCTTTTGATATCGAGAGTGCTTATAATACGGGAGCTAATCTGTTTCTGGTGAAGCCATTTGATTTTAAAAAGCTGATCGAAATGCTGACCAGCCTGTTGACCCTGTTCAGTACCTACGTTACGCTGCCTAACAGAAGACTGAGCTAG
- a CDS encoding O-methyltransferase, with protein MDFLPADLTDYAEAHTSPESDLLRRLNRNTRAHVMAPRMLSGHLQGRLLSMIAWMIRPRRILEIGTYTGYSALCLAEGLTDDGRLITIDHNEELEDFARSYWQQSPLNDRIEFRIGAAAEIIPMLDETFDLVFIDADKRNNSLYFDLIFDKLRPGGFILADNVLWSGKVTAPVKSSDLDTTAVLAFNQKIQEDPRVENVLLPVRDGIMMIRKL; from the coding sequence ATGGATTTTTTGCCCGCCGACCTTACCGACTACGCCGAAGCGCATACCTCGCCCGAAAGCGATCTGCTTCGTCGGCTCAACCGAAATACCCGCGCCCACGTTATGGCGCCCCGGATGCTGTCGGGGCATCTTCAGGGCCGGTTGCTGTCCATGATCGCGTGGATGATTCGCCCCCGACGTATTCTCGAAATCGGCACCTATACGGGCTATTCGGCCCTGTGCCTCGCCGAAGGGCTGACCGACGATGGTCGGCTGATTACCATCGACCATAATGAAGAGCTCGAAGATTTTGCCCGCTCCTACTGGCAGCAGTCGCCCCTGAACGACCGGATTGAGTTTCGGATTGGTGCGGCTGCCGAGATTATCCCCATGCTTGACGAGACGTTCGACCTGGTGTTTATCGATGCCGATAAACGCAACAATTCGCTCTACTTCGACCTGATCTTCGACAAGCTGCGGCCGGGTGGTTTCATTCTGGCCGATAATGTCTTGTGGAGCGGTAAGGTCACCGCGCCGGTCAAATCGTCGGATCTGGATACGACGGCGGTGCTGGCATTTAATCAGAAAATTCAGGAGGACCCCCGGGTCGAAAATGTGCTGCTGCCCGTCCGCGACGGGATTATGATGATCCGCAAACTGTGA
- a CDS encoding TRAFs-binding domain-containing protein — MQEPLCFVLMPFGNKKDENNKEFKFDEIYNSVIEPAIANAELESLRADEEMGGGIIHKPMLERLILCEFAIADLTTANANVFYELGLRHAVRPWSTVLIFAKGTRLPFDVEELRALPYEVDSDGKPINISTTIDALTTKLKYAKKESREHEMGGFTDSPLYQLVEDYPQIDHTKTDVFRERVAYSKQKKKDLKDARKKETVSKAERIKIIKEIEANAGDIANLESGLLIDFLLSYRALSAWDEMVRLVLEMPKFLAGTILVQEQYAFALNRLGRGEEAEEVLKEVLNKRGPSSETLGLLGRIYKDRWQTAKKNGETVLANALLGKAVETYLQGFEADWRDAYPGINALTLMSLQEERDSRFDKIIPVVKYSVERRLETKEADYWDYATMVELAILDRDKQQAGKYLGKALVLIREKWEPETTARNIRMILEGSTDDREYSDWVSQIESVLQQYSN; from the coding sequence ATGCAAGAACCTTTGTGTTTTGTCCTAATGCCATTTGGAAACAAGAAAGACGAAAATAATAAAGAATTTAAATTTGATGAAATATATAATTCTGTAATTGAACCAGCAATAGCAAATGCAGAGCTTGAATCGCTAAGGGCAGATGAAGAAATGGGAGGTGGAATAATCCATAAACCTATGTTAGAGCGATTAATCTTGTGTGAATTTGCCATTGCTGATTTAACTACGGCAAACGCAAACGTTTTTTATGAATTAGGATTACGACATGCCGTAAGGCCATGGAGTACTGTTCTAATTTTTGCAAAAGGGACAAGATTGCCTTTTGACGTTGAGGAATTAAGAGCCTTACCATATGAAGTAGATTCAGACGGTAAACCCATAAATATTTCGACAACAATAGATGCTTTAACTACAAAACTGAAATATGCAAAAAAAGAATCTAGAGAACATGAAATGGGTGGCTTTACTGATAGTCCGCTTTATCAACTAGTAGAAGATTACCCTCAAATAGACCATACTAAAACTGATGTGTTTAGAGAGAGGGTAGCTTATTCAAAGCAGAAGAAAAAAGATTTGAAAGATGCAAGGAAGAAGGAGACAGTCTCAAAAGCAGAACGCATAAAAATTATAAAAGAGATTGAAGCAAATGCAGGTGACATTGCTAACCTTGAATCAGGCTTACTAATTGATTTTCTTCTTTCCTACCGGGCCTTGAGTGCTTGGGACGAGATGGTGAGACTGGTTTTAGAAATGCCAAAATTTTTAGCAGGTACAATATTAGTACAAGAGCAATATGCATTTGCTTTAAATAGACTAGGAAGAGGTGAGGAGGCAGAGGAAGTTCTTAAAGAAGTTTTGAATAAAAGAGGCCCAAGCAGCGAGACACTTGGTTTGTTAGGACGAATTTACAAAGATCGTTGGCAAACAGCTAAGAAGAACGGGGAAACTGTCCTTGCGAATGCTTTACTAGGAAAAGCCGTTGAAACGTATTTACAAGGTTTTGAAGCTGATTGGAGGGACGCTTATCCTGGAATAAACGCATTAACTCTAATGAGCTTACAAGAGGAAAGAGACAGTAGGTTTGATAAAATAATTCCAGTTGTCAAATACTCTGTGGAGCGTCGTCTAGAGACTAAAGAGGCTGATTACTGGGACTATGCTACAATGGTTGAGTTAGCCATTTTAGATAGAGACAAACAACAGGCAGGAAAGTATCTGGGAAAAGCGTTGGTGCTGATTAGAGAAAAGTGGGAGCCAGAGACAACAGCCAGAAACATTAGGATGATACTTGAGGGCTCAACTGATGATCGAGAGTATTCAGATTGGGTTAGTCAAATTGAGTCAGTTTTACAACAATATTCAAATTAA